Proteins encoded by one window of Thermococcus sp.:
- a CDS encoding Dna2/Cas4 domain-containing protein has product MRLLDEIYLQTHLLITGTEINYLFICPTKLWYSAHGVTMEQESEWVDLGRFLHERRYGNEEK; this is encoded by the coding sequence ATGAGATTATTGGATGAAATATACCTCCAAACCCACCTCCTCATCACCGGCACGGAAATCAACTACCTCTTCATCTGCCCCACAAAGTTATGGTACTCCGCCCACGGGGTCACCATGGAACAGGAGAGCGAATGGGTCGACCTCGGTCGGTTCCTCCACGAGCGGCGCTACGGCAACGAGGAGAAG